GTGGGCGTCAATGCGGGCCAGCAGTTCGTAGAACTCGTTCTTCACACGGCTCCAGTCTCCGGCGGCCACGTCCGGCCAGGTGTCGGCGGCGTGCGCGGGATAGGGCTGGGCCTGACCCATCTCGATGATGTCCAGCATCCAGCGGTTCCACCAGTTGATGTGCGCGACCAGGGCTGCCACAGAATGCGGCAGGTCGCCGGGCACCCGCACGGCCATCTCGGCGTCCAGGCCGCTCAGGGAGGCCTCCACTCCCACAAAGGCCTGCCCGCCCCGGAACAGCTTGGGCAACAGTCGGGCGAAGGCCAGTTGGGCGCGTTCGTTGCGGTCGGGATCATTCATGAGGGTAGTGTCGCAGACGGGCGGGCTGGTTGCCCGGATGACCTGCGGAGGCGCACGGAAC
Above is a genomic segment from Deinococcus aerophilus containing:
- a CDS encoding DinB family protein; protein product: MNDPDRNERAQLAFARLLPKLFRGGQAFVGVEASLSGLDAEMAVRVPGDLPHSVAALVAHINWWNRWMLDIIEMGQAQPYPAHAADTWPDVAAGDWSRVKNEFYELLARIDAHASRPDLANPVNHEETIGELLADFALHTAHHFGQIVSVRQALGAWPPPGGGDTW